The nucleotide sequence AGCGTCTGTACGAAGCCGGCTACATCACCTATATGCGTACCGACTCGACCAACCTCTCGGCCGATGCCGTGGCGATGGCGCGTACTTATATAGAAAGCGAGTTCGGCAAGAAGTACCTGCCGGACACGCCGAACGTCTACAGCAGCAAAGAAGGCGCACAAGAGGCTCACGAAGCGATTCGTCCTTCCGACGCCAACACCGAGCCAAGCAAGTTGTCGGGCATGGAGCGCGATGCCGAGCGTCTCTACGAGCTGATCTGGCGCCAGTTCCTGGCCTGCCAGATGCTGCCGGCGCAATACCTGTCCACCACCGTCAGCGTCGGTGCCGGAGACTTCGAGCTGCGCGCCAAGGGCCGCATCCTCAAGTTCGACGGTTATACCCGCGTCATGCCGCAGATCACCAAGCCTGGGGACGACGACGTCTTGCCGGACATGGCCCAGGGCGACGTGATGAAGCTGATCAAGCTCGATCCGACCCAGCATTTCACCAAGCCACCGGCCCGTTATTCGGAAGCCAGCCTGGTCAAGGAAATGGAAAAGCGCGGCATCGGTCGTCCTTCGACCTACGCGGCGATCATTTCCACCATCCAGGATCGCGGCTACGTGGCGCTGCACAACCGTCGGTTCTATTCGGAAAAGATGGGCGACATCGTGACCGAGCGATTGTCCGAAAGCTTCTCGAACCTGATGGACTACGGTTTCACCGCCGGCATGGAAGAGCATCTCGATGATGTGGCCCAAGGTGAGCGGGACTGGAAGAACGTCCTCGACGAGTTCTACGGCGACTTCAAGAAGAAACTCGAAGTGGCTGAAAGCCCTGACAGCGGCATGCGCGCCAACCAGCCGGTGATGACCGATATTCCTTGCCTGACCTGCGGTCGTCCGATGCAGATCCGCACGGCGTCCACCGGCGTCTTCCTGGGGTGCTCGGGCTACAGCCTGCCGCCCAAGGAGCGCTGCAAGGCAACAGTCAACCTGGTGCCGGGCGATGAAATCGCCGCGGACGACGAGGGTGAGTCCGAATCCCTGGTGCTGCGTGGCAAGCATCGCTGCCCGATCTGCAGCACGGCGATGGATGCCTACCTGCTGGACGAAAAGCGCAAGCTGCACATCTGTGGTAACAACCCGGATTGCGCGGGCTACGAGATCGAAGAGGGCACCTATCGCATCAAGGGCTATGAAGGGCCGAGCCTGGAATGCGACAAGTGTGGCAGCGAGATGCAGCTCAAGACCGGCCGTTTCGGCAAGTTCTTCGGTTGCACCAACCCGACCTGCAAGAACACTCGCAAGCTGCTCAGGAGCGGTGACGCCGCACCGCCGAAGATGGACCCGGTGAAAATGCCGGAGCTAAAGTGCGAGAAGGTCAACGACACCTACATCCTGCGTGATGGTGCATCCGGCCTGTTCCTGGCGGCCAGTCAGTTCCCGAAAAACCGCGAGACCCGCGCACCGTTGGTGATGGAGATCGTGCCGCACAAGGACGAGATCGATCCGAAGTACCATTTCCTCTGCGAAGCACCGCAGAAGGATCCGGACGGCCGCCCGGCGGTGATTCGCTACAGCCGCAAGACCAAGGAGCAGTACGTACAGACCGAGGTCGACGGCAAGCCTACGGGCTGGAAAGCGTACTACGACGGCGGTAAATGGACGGTGGAAGACAAGCGCTGATTGGAGGCAGGGGGTTTCCCCTGTGCCGATCAGTCAAGCAAACAACTGTGGGAGCGAGCCTGCTCGCGAAGCGGTGAATCAGGCAGCATTGATGCTGATTGTTGCGCCGCTATCGCGAGCAGGCTCGCTCCCACAGGGTACCGCTTGATTCTTTGACTGTATTTGGCTTGCAGTGGTCTTGGTTGATCCACGACACTGTCGCCCTTGCGTGAAGCTTTCACATCGTTGGGAGAATGCCGTCATGGCCCACGAGCTCTATACCCGCACCAACCAGAAAATCTACTTCGCCGGCCTGTCGCTCGAAGCGCTCGCCAGGACCGAGGATGGGCGCGCGATGAATTCCCCGGCATTGCTGCAGGCCGGGCGCGAATCGGCGCTGTTTCACCTGTACGGTGCGTTGTTGGGGTTGTGCCATGAAATTGCCGGTTTCTATCGACTGCCCCAGGCGAACGTTCCGCGGGCCGAGCTGCTGCTGACCCAGGAAGTGTTGCGGGACATTGCGATCCCGGAACTGGCTGAAATGATCGAGCTGGCTCAAAACCCGGAAACCTGGCTGGCCAGGCTGCTGGCGGCCTATGGGGCTCTGTTCCAGCCACCACGGCCACCTCGCAAGCCCAAGGGCGACGTGACCCAGCCATTGATCGTGGCGGTCAACCTGGATGAAGAAGAGCCGGAGCAGGAGCTCAGCCGGGAAGAGCTGGAGAGCTGGCGTCAGAACCTCAAGAGCCTGGCTCTGCGCTTCCGTGAAGGGTTGAACGAGTGCTGAATTTCCTTTCAGCCCACGTCCTTCATTGATAACGCTTGGTCAAGATCCCGAGCGAAGCCTGGCCGATGACTATATAATCCTCGCCTTTCGTGGAGAACAGACTTTTATGCCAACGTCCTTTCTAGAAATTGTCGAACTTCCTGATGGCCGTATCGAGCTGCGCAGGGCCGAGGACGAGGGTTCCCTGGTGACTCTGAGCTTTTCCGAAGATGCCAAGGCCTTCCTGCAAGGCCAACACGTCGAAGTCGCCAAGGCGATGTTGAGCGTGGGGGTCCAGATGGCAGGGCGCCTGGTTGAAGGCGAATTCAACAACAAGGAAGAGGGGCCGCGGGTTCTTCACTGATCCCGTCTGTCGGTTTCCTGGAAGTCATATTGCCGTCCGGCTTCTCTGTCCTGGAGAAGCCCTGTGTTTGTCTCAGCCCAATCGAATGTTCAGGCTTTGTGCGTCCCCGGTGCGGGCGGCGCTGATCAACTGTTGCCGTGCCGTTGAGCTCAGCGGGTTGAGCCAGCTGACTACCGTATGGCTGCGGCCCAGGCGCAAGGCTTCGCAAGTCAGCTGTTGAGCGCTCTGGGTACCCCGTGGTTGCAGCAGCAGGATTCGCTCGCGATTAAGACCTGCGTCCCGCAACCAGGCTTGGGTAACACTGGCGGGTGGGGCGATCAGCGTCAGCCAGCGGGCTTCCTGGTCCTGGCTCAGTTCCCGCAGAATCGGTGCCAGCAGGTTCAGGCAGTTCCCGGCTGCACCACGCAGTGACAGTTCACTGAAGGCCTCGGGCTCAATGCCCCAAGGTGCTTCAATCACCTCTTTCAGGACTGGAGCCAGTGGTTGGGCCATGAAAGCCTCGAACAACGGAAGTTGCGTGTGCTGTGGTGTGTGAGGGAACTGCATAAAGCCTCCTTTAGCGGCGTATGACGCCGACACTCAAGCCTTCGATGACCATGTCCTGTTCTTGCAGGTCCACTTCGATGGGCGCGAACTCAGGGTTCTCGGCGATCAGCCAGACCTTGCTGCCATCGCGCTTGAAGCGCTTGACGGTCACTTCGTCACCGATACGCGCCACCACGATCTGGCCGTTGCGGGCTTCGCGGGTGGTGTGTACCGCCAGCAGGTCGCCGTCGAAGATGCCGATGTCCTTCATGCTCATGCCGTGTACGCGAAGCAGATAATCAGCCCGCGGATGGAAGAAAGCAGGGTTGATGTTGCAGGACTCTTCCACATGCTGCTGGGCGAGGATCGGGGCACCGGCCGCCACGCGACCGATGATCGGCAGGGTGGTTTCGTCGGCCTTGGCTTCGAAGCCGGGAATGCGAATGCCACGGGATGCGCCCGGGGTCATTTCAATCGCGCCCTTGCGGGCCAGTGCCTTGAGGTGTTCTTCAGCCGCGTTGGGCGACTTGAAACCCAGTTCCTGAGCGATTTCCGCGCGGGTCGGCGGATAGCCGTTGTCCTCGAGGCAGCGCTTGATGAAGGCCAGAATCTCTGCTTGGCGTGGCGTCAGCTTTAGCATATTGATCGCTCTGTCTTTTTATACAGTGACTGGGATTATATACAGTGAGCGCCGCTTGGCAATCCTCCTTTTTTTACGGGCCGCTGGACGGTCGATCGGGCGGTTGAGGCCACTTGGGCTACAGCCTGGCAAAGGTGTGGTTAAATAGCTGACCGGGCGTTCGCAAAACGTCCCGTCAGGCTTGACAGACCCCAGGGTCGAAACGTATGTTTCAAACAAGTGTTTGTCAGGCGGAGTAACCATGGCCCAGTCGGAAACCGTTGAACGCATTCTCGATGCTGCGGAGCAGTTGTTCGCGGAAAAAGGTTTCGCCGAAACCTCGTTGCGCCTGATCACCAGCAAGGCCGGGGTCAACCTGGCGGCAGTGAATTATCACTTCGGTTCGAAAAAAGCGCTGATCCAGGCGGTGTTCTCGCGATTCCTCGGACCATTCTGCCTCAGCCTCGACCGTGAACTGGAGCGTCGCCAGGCCAAGCCCGACGTCAAGCCCTCCCTGGAGGAACTGCTGGAGATGCTGGTCGAGCAAGCGCTCGCCGTGCAGCCGCGCAGCGGTAACGACCTGTCCATTTTCATGCGCCTGTTGGGCCTGGCATTCAGCCAGAGCCAGGGGCACCTGCGGCGTTACCTGGAAGACATGTACGGCAAGGTGTTCCGCCGCTATATGCTCCTGGTCAACGAGGCTGCGCCGCGTATCCCGCCGATCGAGCTGTTCTGGCGCGTGCACTTCATGCTCGGCGCCGCCGCGTTCAGCATGTCCGGCATCAAGGCCCTGAGGGCGATCGCCGAAACCGATTTCGGCGTGAATACGTCGATCGAGCAGGTAATGCGCCTGATGGTGCCCTTCCTGGCGGCCGGCATGCGCGCTGAAAGCGGGGTCACCGATGACGCCATGGCGGCCGCTCAGTTACGTCCGCGCAACAAATCCACACCGGCCCTCGCCAAGGCGTGAACGGGTGGGCGCGGCTGCCCACATCCGCTAAGCTAGCCGCCCATGCCGACTCTCGTTTCGAATCCGTTTCCAGTGTCATTGCACGACCGCGATCTGCCGGACCAGGTGTTCGGTGGCGCGGTCGCGTCTGCATGGCGGTGCGGATTCATCGTTACTAAGGAAATGCTATGACTGCTGGCCTGCAAGGCTCGTTGATGGTGGACGTCGCCGGTACCTGGCTGACGGCCGAAGATCGCCACCTGTTGCGTCAGCCGGAAGTGGGTGGGCTGATCATCTTTGCGCGCAATATCGAGCATCCACGTCAGGTACGAGAGCTGAGCGCGTCGATCCGCGCCGTTCGTCCTGACCTGTTGTTGGCGGTCGATCAGGAAGGCGGGCGCGTCCAGCGTCTGCGCCAGGGGTTCGTACGGGTGCCGGCGATGCGAGCGATTGCCGACAACCCGAATGCCGAATACCTGGCCGAGCAATGCGGCTGGATCATGGCGACCGAAGTGCTGGCGGTGGGTCTCGACCTGAGCTTCGCGCCGGTGCTGGACCTCGATTATCAGCGCAGTGCGGTGGTCGGCAGTCGAGCCTTTGACGGCGATCCGGAGCGTGCCGCGTTGTTGGCGGGTGCATTCATTCGCGGCATGCGAGCGGCCGGCATGGCGGCGACCGGCAAGCATTTCCCTGGCCATGGCTGGGCCGAGGCCGACTCCCACGTGGCGATCCCCAAGGACGAGCGTAGCCTCGAGCAGATCCGCGCCAATGACCTGGTGCCGTTTGCCCGATTGAGCAAGCAACTGGCCGCGGTGATGCCGGCCCATGTGATTTATCCACAGGTCGATGCCAACCCGGCAGGTTTTTCCCGGCGCTGGCTGCAGGACATCCTGCGCGGCGAACTGCAATTCGACGGCGTGATCTTCAGCGATGATCTGTCGATGGCCGGTGCCCATGTGGTCGGCGACGCCGCCAGTCGTATCGAGGCTGCGTTGTCGGCCGGTTGCGACATGGGCCTGGTGTGCAACGACCGCGCCGCCGCGGAGCTGGCCTTGAGCGCCGCCCAGCGGCTGAAGGTCAAGCCGTCGGCGCGGATCGCCCGCATGCGCGGCCAGGCCTTCGCTACCACCGAATACCGCCAGGATCCACGCTGGCTGACGGCAATCGGCGCATTGAAAGCCGCCCAATTGATTGATTAAGGACGTTTTGTCATGACCGTTTACGCAATTATCGGCGGCACTGGCCTGACCCAGCTCGAAGGCTTGACCATTCGCCGGTCCCTGGCGGTAGAAACGCCGTACGGTGCCCCATCGGCCGAGGTGCAGATCGGCGAGTACGCTGGACGCGAGGTCCTGTTCCTGGCCCGCCATGGTCATCCCCATCGGTTGCCGCCCCATCAGGTGAACTATCGCGCCAATCTCTGGGCGCTGAAGCAGGCTGGTGCCGAAGCGATCCTGGCGGTCAATGCCGTGGGCGGGATTCATGCGGCGATGGGCACCGGGCATTTCTGCGTACCTCATCAATTGATCGACTACACCAGCGGTCGCCAGCACACCTATTTCGCCGATGACCTGGAAGCCGTCACCCACATTGATTTCAGCTACCCCTACAGCGAGTCGCTGCGCCAGCAACTGATCGCTGCCCTGGCCGCCGAAGGCTGCGGCTACAGCAGCCACGGCGTATACGCCTGCACCCAGGGGCCGCGCCTGGAAACCGTGGCCGAAATCGCCCGTCTGGAA is from Pseudomonas sp. B21-056 and encodes:
- the topA gene encoding type I DNA topoisomerase; the encoded protein is MGKSLVIVESPAKAKTINKYLGNQYVVKSSIGHIRDLPTSGSASASKEPAAKRGKAAAGEAPALSPKEKARKQLVSRMGVDPEHGWKAKYEILPGKEKVIEELRRLAKDADTIYLATDLDREGEAIAWHLREAIGGDDSRYKRVVFNEITKKAIQEAFSEPGELDIDRVNAQQARRFLDRVVGYMVSPLLWAKIARGLSAGRVQSVAVKLVVEREREIRAFIPEEYWEVHADLGTTKGANVRFEVAREKGEAFKPLNEAQAMAALEKLKASTYSIVKREDKPTSSKPSAPFITSTLQQAASNRLGFGVKKTMMMAQRLYEAGYITYMRTDSTNLSADAVAMARTYIESEFGKKYLPDTPNVYSSKEGAQEAHEAIRPSDANTEPSKLSGMERDAERLYELIWRQFLACQMLPAQYLSTTVSVGAGDFELRAKGRILKFDGYTRVMPQITKPGDDDVLPDMAQGDVMKLIKLDPTQHFTKPPARYSEASLVKEMEKRGIGRPSTYAAIISTIQDRGYVALHNRRFYSEKMGDIVTERLSESFSNLMDYGFTAGMEEHLDDVAQGERDWKNVLDEFYGDFKKKLEVAESPDSGMRANQPVMTDIPCLTCGRPMQIRTASTGVFLGCSGYSLPPKERCKATVNLVPGDEIAADDEGESESLVLRGKHRCPICSTAMDAYLLDEKRKLHICGNNPDCAGYEIEEGTYRIKGYEGPSLECDKCGSEMQLKTGRFGKFFGCTNPTCKNTRKLLRSGDAAPPKMDPVKMPELKCEKVNDTYILRDGASGLFLAASQFPKNRETRAPLVMEIVPHKDEIDPKYHFLCEAPQKDPDGRPAVIRYSRKTKEQYVQTEVDGKPTGWKAYYDGGKWTVEDKR
- a CDS encoding S-methyl-5'-thioinosine phosphorylase; amino-acid sequence: MTVYAIIGGTGLTQLEGLTIRRSLAVETPYGAPSAEVQIGEYAGREVLFLARHGHPHRLPPHQVNYRANLWALKQAGAEAILAVNAVGGIHAAMGTGHFCVPHQLIDYTSGRQHTYFADDLEAVTHIDFSYPYSESLRQQLIAALAAEGCGYSSHGVYACTQGPRLETVAEIARLERDGCDIVGMTGMPEAALARELELEYACLALVVNPAAGKSTAVITMAEIEQALHDGMGKVKSTLARVLM
- a CDS encoding TetR/AcrR family transcriptional regulator, with the protein product MAQSETVERILDAAEQLFAEKGFAETSLRLITSKAGVNLAAVNYHFGSKKALIQAVFSRFLGPFCLSLDRELERRQAKPDVKPSLEELLEMLVEQALAVQPRSGNDLSIFMRLLGLAFSQSQGHLRRYLEDMYGKVFRRYMLLVNEAAPRIPPIELFWRVHFMLGAAAFSMSGIKALRAIAETDFGVNTSIEQVMRLMVPFLAAGMRAESGVTDDAMAAAQLRPRNKSTPALAKA
- a CDS encoding DUF6586 family protein, which encodes MAHELYTRTNQKIYFAGLSLEALARTEDGRAMNSPALLQAGRESALFHLYGALLGLCHEIAGFYRLPQANVPRAELLLTQEVLRDIAIPELAEMIELAQNPETWLARLLAAYGALFQPPRPPRKPKGDVTQPLIVAVNLDEEEPEQELSREELESWRQNLKSLALRFREGLNEC
- the lexA gene encoding transcriptional repressor LexA; this encodes MLKLTPRQAEILAFIKRCLEDNGYPPTRAEIAQELGFKSPNAAEEHLKALARKGAIEMTPGASRGIRIPGFEAKADETTLPIIGRVAAGAPILAQQHVEESCNINPAFFHPRADYLLRVHGMSMKDIGIFDGDLLAVHTTREARNGQIVVARIGDEVTVKRFKRDGSKVWLIAENPEFAPIEVDLQEQDMVIEGLSVGVIRR
- the nagZ gene encoding beta-N-acetylhexosaminidase — its product is MQGSLMVDVAGTWLTAEDRHLLRQPEVGGLIIFARNIEHPRQVRELSASIRAVRPDLLLAVDQEGGRVQRLRQGFVRVPAMRAIADNPNAEYLAEQCGWIMATEVLAVGLDLSFAPVLDLDYQRSAVVGSRAFDGDPERAALLAGAFIRGMRAAGMAATGKHFPGHGWAEADSHVAIPKDERSLEQIRANDLVPFARLSKQLAAVMPAHVIYPQVDANPAGFSRRWLQDILRGELQFDGVIFSDDLSMAGAHVVGDAASRIEAALSAGCDMGLVCNDRAAAELALSAAQRLKVKPSARIARMRGQAFATTEYRQDPRWLTAIGALKAAQLID
- the sulA gene encoding SOS-induced cell division inhibitor SulA, coding for MQFPHTPQHTQLPLFEAFMAQPLAPVLKEVIEAPWGIEPEAFSELSLRGAAGNCLNLLAPILRELSQDQEARWLTLIAPPASVTQAWLRDAGLNRERILLLQPRGTQSAQQLTCEALRLGRSHTVVSWLNPLSSTARQQLISAARTGDAQSLNIRLG